From Ailuropoda melanoleuca isolate Jingjing chromosome 8, ASM200744v2, whole genome shotgun sequence, a single genomic window includes:
- the IGSF8 gene encoding immunoglobulin superfamily member 8 produces the protein MDLFASGCLTSDLPEMGCFWVLRQSRAYDPLEIQVSYLPAASFPCPPGRAPGVQCFAREVLVPKGPLYRVAGTAISISCNVSSYEGPAQQNFEWFLYRPEAPEAALGIISTRDTRFSYAVFGARVAAGEVQVQRLQGDAVVLKIAHLQAQDAGVYECYTPSTDARYLGSYSGKVELRVLPDTLQVSATPPGPRGRQAPTSPPRLTMHEGQELALGCLARTSTQQHTHLAVSFGRAVPEVPVGRATLQEVVGLRPDLAVEAGAPYAERLAAGELRLGKEGAERYRMVVGGAQAEDAGTYHCTAAEWIQDPDGSWTQIAEKRAVLAQVDVQTLSSQLAVAVGPGERRIGPGEHLELLCNVSGALPPPGRHAAYSVGWEMAPAGAPGPGRLVAQLDTDGVGSLGPGYEGRHIAMEKVASRTYRLRLEAARPGDAGTYRCLAKAYIRGSGARLREAASARSRPLPVHVREEGVVLEAVAWLAGGTVYRGETASLLCNISVRGGPPGLRLAASWWVERPEEGTLSSGPAQLVGSVDQDGVVELGVRPGGGPVSVELVGPRSYRLRLHSLGPEDKGVYHCAPSAWVQHADYSWYQAGSARSGPVTVYPYTHALDTLFVPLLVGAGAALVTGATILGTITCCFMKRLRKR, from the exons ATGGACCTCTTTGCCAGTGGGTGCCTTACTTCTGACCTGCCAGAAATGGGATGTTTCTGGGTTCTGAGGCAAAGTCGGGCCTATGACCCGCTCGAGATCCAGGTGTCTTACCTCCCAGCAGCATCCTTTCCCTGTCCTCCGGGCAGGGCCCCAG GAGTCCAGTGCTTTGCCCGGGAGGTGCTGGTCCCCAAGGGGCCCCTGTACCGTGTGGCTGGCACAGCCATCTCCATCTCCTGCAATGTGAGCAGCTACGAGGGCCCTGCCCAGCAGAACTTCGAGTGGTTCCTCTATCGGCCTGAGGCCCCCGAGGCTGCTCTGGGCATCATCAGTACCAGGGATACCCGGTTCTCTTACGCTGTCTTCGGGGCCCGCGTGGCGGCTGGCGAGGTGCAGGTGCAGCGTCTGCAGGGGGATGCCGTGGTGCTCAAGATCGCCCACCTCCAGGCCCAGGACGCCGGCGTGTACGAGTGCTACACGCCCTCCACGGATGCCCGCTACCTGGGAAGCTACAGTGGCAAGGTGGAGCTGAGAG TTCTTCCAGATACGCTGCAGGTGTCTGCTACCCCTCCGGGGCCCCGAGGCCGCCAGGCCCCAACCTCACCCCCTCGCCTGACAATGCACGAGGGCCAGGAACTGGCCCTGGGCTGCCTGGCACGGACGAGCACGCAGCAGCACACGCACCTGGCGGTGTCCTTCGGGAGAGCGGTGCCTGAGGTGCCAGTAGGGCGAGCGACTCTGCAGGAAGTGGTGGGGCTCCGGCCAGACTTGGCCGTGGAGGCCGGGGCTCCCTATGCTGAGCGGCTGGCTGCAGGGGAGCTGCGGCTGGGCAAGGAGGGAGCTGAGCGGTACCGCATGGTGGTGGGGGGCGCCCAGGCAGAGGACGCGGGCACCTACCACTGCACAGCCGCGGAGTGGATTCAGGATCCCGATGGCAGCTGGACCCAGATTGCGGAGAAGAGAGCGGTCCTGGCCCAAGTGGACGTGCAGACGCTGT CCAGCCAGCTGGCAGTGGCAGTGGGGCCTGGGGAACGTCGGATCGGCCCAGGGGAACACTTGGAACTGCTGTGCAATGTGTCAGGGGCCTTGCCCCCGCCGGGCCGCCATGCCGCGTACTCTGTGGGCTGGGAGATGGCACCTGCGGGAGCGCCGGGGCCTGGCCGCCTGGTAGCCCAGCTGGACACAGATGGCGTGGGCAGCCTGGGCCCTGGCTATGAGGGCCGGCACATTGCCATGGAGAAGGTGGCGTCCAGAACCTACCGCCTACGGCTGGAGGCTGCCAGGCCGGGTGATGCGGGTACCTACCGCTGCCTTGCCAAGGCCTACATCCGAGGGTCTGGGGCTCGGCTTCGAGAAGCAGCCAGTGCCCGCTCCCGACCGCTCCCCGTGCACGTGCGGGAGGAAG GTGTGGTGCTGGAGGCCGTGGCGTGGTTGGCGGGAGGCACCGTGTACCGTGGGGAGacagcctccctgctctgcaacATCTCAGTGCGGGGCGGCCCCCCAGGGCTGCGGCTGGCTGCCAGCTGGTGGGTGGAGCGGCCCGAGGAAGGGACACTGAGCTCTGGCCCTGCCCAGCTGGTGGGCAGTGTGGACCAGGACGGTGTGGTGGAGCTGGGGGTCCGGCCTGGAGGAGGCCCTGTGAGCGTGGAGCTGGTGGGGCCCCGAAGCTATCGGCTGCGGCTGCACAGCTTGGGGCCCGAGGACAAAGGCGTGTACCACTGTGCCCCCAGTGCCTGGGTGCAGCATGCTGACTACAGCTGGTACCAGGCGGGCAGTGCCCGCTCGGGGCCTGTCACGGTGTACCCCTACACGCACG CCCTGGACACCCTGTTCGTGCCCCTGCTGGTGGGTGCCGGGGCCGCCCTAGTCACCGGTGCCACTATCCTGGGCACCATCACCTGCTGCTTCATGAAGAGACTGCGAAAACGGtga